The following proteins are encoded in a genomic region of Candidatus Methylospira mobilis:
- the cydX gene encoding cytochrome bd-I oxidase subunit CydX → MTGDAIMWYFTWILGVCFSASFAIINAMWLESNCDERIHKSGKDI, encoded by the coding sequence ATGACAGGAGATGCAATCATGTGGTATTTCACCTGGATTTTAGGCGTTTGTTTTTCGGCCTCGTTTGCCATTATTAACGCAATGTGGCTTGAGTCCAACTGTGACGAAAGGATACATAAAAGCGGTAAAGATATTTAA